The window TGTTTAAATCTCCCGCCTGGGCTTCGGCCATTCTCCTCTGCCTCTTTGCCGCTGGTGCTGATGCCGGTGAACTCAAAACTAAAAACGTCGTGCTGATCACTACCGATGGTCTGCGCTGGCAGGAGGTTTTCACCGGCGCCGAAAAAGAGTTGATCAATAAACCGCACGGCGGCGTCACGAATGTGAAAGAGATCGAAGAGAAGTTCTGGCGCGAGATGCCCGAAGAACGTCGCGCCGCGCTGCTGCCGTTCTTCTGGGAAAAGTTCGGCAAGGAAGGTCAGATCTACGGCAATCGGACGAAGGGGAGTTCATCGCAGATCACCAACACGATGAAGTTTTCGTACCCGGGCTACAACGAGATTCTGGCCGGCTTTGCCGATCCGCTGATAGATAGCAATGCGAAGAAGCCGAACCAGAATTTCACGGTGCTCGAATGGCTGCACCGCAAACCGGCGTTCGGCGGCAAGGTGGCCGCGTACAGCGCGTGGGACGTCACGCCGTTCATCATCAACCGCGAGCGCTGCGGTTTTCCGGTGATGGGCGGTTGGGAACCGGTGCCGGATACCGAGCCGAACGCAAAGCAGCAACTCCTCAACGACTTGATCGCCGACACCACGCGCCCGAATGCTGCCGAGGTGATCGATTCGTTTCTTTACCAGGCCGCTCGCGAACACCTGCTCCGCCACAAGCCGCGAGTGATGTTCATCGGCTTTCTCGAAACCGACGCCTGGGGCCACGCCGGCCGTTACGACAACCTGCTCACGTCAGCCAATGCGGTCGATCGTTACGTTCAGCGCCTGTGGGAAACGATGCAGTCGATGGAGCAATACAAAGACAAAACGACCTTCATCATTTCAACCGATCATGGCCGCGGCTCGGGCCTGACGAACTGGAAAAACCACGGAGCAAAAATCGAAGGCGCCGAAGACATGTGGATGGCCTTCCTCGGTCCAGACACGCCCGCCCTCGGCGAACGAACCGATTGCGACCGCGTGACGCAAAGTCAAATCGCAGCGACCCTCGCGGCGCTGCTCGGCGAAGACTATCACGCCGCCGTGCCGCATTCGGGCGAAGCAATCAAGGCGGTGCTGCCGGTGGAGAAGTAAATCTCTTGTAGATCAGTTCAGGTAGCCCGAGCCGTGAGGCGATGGAGAAGTGCGAAAGGACTTTCGGTTTACCAACGTGCGGAAGCACAAGAATTGGCGAGTTTGACGCAGATCACAGCGTTCGCGACCACGATGGTGCTACCGCACGTTGCCGATGGCGTCTCTGTTCGCACTCCCCCCTTCCGCTCACGCGTCGGGCTTCCTTTTCAAGAGCGCAGAGTAATGCGTTTGACTCGGCGTTTTCGAAAAGTAGCTGAATTCGCCAGAATTCAGTCTTGGCAGTTGCAGGCCACTAACTGAATTCTGGCGAATTCAGCTACTTCGGTCACTTCAGTTCACTAACCTGCGGCAGCACTAATGTTGAATCCATACGAGTCGCCGACAGCAAGCAATGAAGCAGCGCAGCGACGACGATCGTGGCTGCTCTTGCCGGCGTTGCTCTTAATGCCGGAATACTCCCACGTGCGGCAGCCGATTGAATATCTACTCTGGCTGATCTGGGCGGGAGCTGGAGCATTGCCACTTGTGACACCACATGCGCAAGGCTCCTATGGCCTGCGCTTCGCGTGAGGTTCCTATGACGGTTGCATTTCCGTTTTCCGATCTTCATTCATTCAAGGATTACGTCGGGTTCGTGAAGCTGTGTTCGCCGGACGAATTCTCGCTGCGCGATGGCGTTGGTCCAGACGATCAATGGACACTGGATCTGGCGTTCGAGGGCTTGCGACTGGGCCTGCGTATGGCCGCTGAAGAGAAGGGCCTGCGCGATGAGTTCGCGCAGGGCGAGTTGTTGGTCGAGGAGGCTTTTGCCGCGTACCGCGACGGACGAATACACGACGGTTTCTTCAGGTTGGAAGAGTTGCAGGAACTCCTGAAGAAGATTCCTTCACGCTAAGACGTAGGTCAGGTCGGTACTGAATTTGATCTGACTGAGAGGCTGAGGAAATTGCCATGCCCGAGTACACGCACACGCTGATTCCTGATCGAGTTGATTTCGTGCCGGAGCCGACGCAGGTCGGCGAATTTCTGACTGCCCTCGTTGCACTTGGCGCGACGCCGCTCAAGTCGATCATCAGCTTTGCAAAAGCGGCAGGTGCGGCGCGAGCGGTGCTGAATCCCTTCACCGGCGTGACCGATCGCTTCATCACTCGCAAAGGAAAAAAGCTGAAGGATCTGGCCGCGGTTACGAAGGCAATCGACGGCGCGGATGACTTTGAAGTGACGCTCGAGGGGAAAGGGCCACCCCCGCTGCCGGCATTGGAGTTCGATTTCGAGGGAGCTTATGAATTTCAGGTGAAGTGCGCGCTGCGGGCGGAGGTAGTTTCTACTTCCGACTGGCATGACGAGATGCCGATCAAGCAGCAGGTCGAGTTTTTCGATCGGCCGTGCAGTCCGAAAAATCGGCTCGGCATTTTTCATCATCCGGAAACGTTGCAGGTCATCCAAGTGCCGAAGGCCGGCTGCGCGCGATTTTGGATTGAGTTCGAATATGGCAAAATGCTGTTTCCAGCGATTAAGGATCGACTTGATCTGCTCGAACCAAAAATCGTGGCGGCGGCAGTCAAAGCTTTTGGTGTGAAGTTTGTTCAAGGCTGTCGCTGGTGTGCGTAGAACTGTGTGCGTAACGGGAGTTGAACTCAATGCGATCTATCTTTCTGACCCTGGGTCTGATCACACTCGTTGCCAATCTCGCCTGGTCAACTGAGGGGGACGATGTTCTCGCGGTTCTCAAGTCGAAGGACTTCTACGAAGCGGCCGGCAAACAAGGAGGGCGCGTGTGGAGCGAAGAAGATCTGAAGCAACTCGCCGCGCTGAAGTCGGCTATCGATGCCGAGCCGATGTTGCGATTGCGGGCCAACAAGGTGCTGGTCGACGTCGCCGCCAAGGCTCGGCTGAACACGGGGCCCGCCGATGAGCACATCGTCGTCGCGGGCTTTCGGCATCTCGAAACCAACCTGAAGCAAGCCAAGGTCAAGGAACTGCTCGACGGCGGCTTTACGCACTACCACATCAGTCGCCGCGACGACGACGGCCGGTTGCTATTCCTCATCGAACGCGTCGGCAAGACACCCAGCGGCGGGTTGAACCTCGAGTGGGATCCGGTGAAGAAGGAAATCATCAAAATGACCGGTTGGGGAATCTTGAAGTAGTCGCGGTCGACATTTGCTTCGTTGCGCAGCAACGAAAGGTAGCCCGACGCGTGAGCGAGGGGTTGGGCGCGAGGACATCCGGTCCGGCAAAGTGTCAGAACACGATGAATGCATCATTGTCATAAGTTCACCGAGAGTCGCAAAAACGCTGGTCATCGCGTTTTTCACCTTGAGCAGTCACTCCAAATTTGCATTTCACTCGCTATCTCAAGATCGTCAGGGCGTAGCACCAGCCTAACCTGCTAGTCTCAAGGAACTGTCTAAATGAGTAATCTTTCAGGCACTGATGCAAAGCTCCTGATTTGTTCAGGTTACGGGGACATGTGTGGGTGGGACGTATTTGACGGCGAGAATTTATTGTGTTCACTGCTGTATCACTCCGAGGATGATATGTTCTGGACCAGGTATTGCATCTATTCAGTAGATCCAATCAGTTCGGATATCTGCAATGATAGATTCTGGGTAACGAGTCAATTCAGCTATCGATCAAGGGCTGTTGAGTCGTTTGTGCTATCTGATGTAATTTGTCGATATAACGAACGCGACAAATTGATATCTGCCCGCGGATTGCACATTCAAATTCCAGTAGGCCTAACGACGCGCGCTCACTTGATATACCGGGCTTTGCGTGGATAGAGGAAGTAGAGGGTAGGTCGGTGTTCTGTCCTGGGCTTCATTCTCAAGATCGTCAGGGTGGAGCACCGCTGTTGATGAACCAACCCTACGAGGATCTTCCTATTACTTTTGCCTGCGGCCGTATTTCTTATTAAAAAAATCAAACTCGCCAAGTGCATCGTATCGATCGCCCATGTAACCTTGGAATCGGCCGTGTAATGTTACCTGTCCGTTTTTTTCGCGTTTCAGCGGCCACAGCAGGTTAACTTGGTCTGACTTCTGTGGAACGCCGAGCCAGCCGCCAAAGTACTCTACTTTTTTGGAAGACTCATATTCAGGTATGTCGAAGTAATACCGAAGCAGTACATAGATTCGTCCGCGCGATTCAATCTTATCAATGACAGACTCTTTGGCGACCGCAGAGTCCTCAAGCATCTTCACCGCCTGTCGCGCCTGCTCGGGCGTGAGATTGCAGAATTCTGCGCCAAGCAGGTCATACTCGGCGGCTTGCTTAAGGTCATCATCATTCCTGGTCTTGGTCGTCCACGAACTCGCCGACTGGACTCGCGTCACAAACTCAGCGGTCGGATCTGGCTTATTGTCGGCAAAAGCAAAGGAACCAAGACACATGAGCTGCACGAGCGATAGTAGCAGCGTGTCACGATACCTCATTTTACTTCCTCCTTCGTAAATGTGGTTTTGGTCGGTGGATTGGATGTGCCGCCCCAATAACCGCCTTCGAGCTCTTAGGCGTTCAGATTCACAGGGTAGAGCAAGTCGAATGAAGGCCGCTAGCCCCGGGGGCTGTCGCCGGCTTCCATCTCAAGATCGTCCAGGCGTGTCGACCTGACGTACAACTGCCGTGATTGGCACTAAGGTAGCCCGACGCGTGAGCGAGGGGTTGGGCGCGAGGACGTCTGGTCCGGCATCGTGCGGCAGCACCATCGGAGGTGCTGTCGCACGTTGGTTTTGGCCAACTCCACTCGCCCAAGCCCTCGCTCACGCGTCGGGCTACCTTTCCCTCGCTGACGTTTGGGGGTTTCAGCACTGCTGGCTGTCGAGACTGGCGGGTTTGCGGCAGACCTGAGTTGTCGGTGCGGGCGTGTCTGATAGTTGGCCGGCTGGTCGGCTCGGCGGGTAGGGGCGTTGCGATTTGCTGAGTGGTTTTTGCACTGTTCAGAGGCAATTGCGCACCACCCGTTTAGGTTGCAATAAAGTGCGATATGATCGTTGCTTGATAACACCGGAATATTGACTTAACAGATGTTGCAGAAATGGTTTGCATGAAATTCACAAAACCACATCACCTGTTATATATCGCTCCGCTCAAAGAGGGGTGTTCACGCAGCCGTGTGGGTTCGGGCGGCCCAGCGGGTGAGCAGCTCCCCTGCCCTGCCGCTGTCGATGGCTTCTTGGGCGCGGGCGGCGGATTCAGGATGCGATATGCCGGGCGTCGCGACCCAGATGGCGGCGGCGGCGTTGAGGACGACCATGTCGCGCGGCGGGCCCTGTTCGCCGGCGAAGATGCGGCGGATGAGGGCAGCGCTCGCGGCGGCGCTGTCGATCAGCATTGTCTCGGTGCTGGCGGTTGCCAGGCCGAAGTCGGCGGGGGACCAGGTGGCTGCTTGTTGCGAGGTTGCCGACAATTCGATGACTTCGGTCGCGCCGGCGATGGTCAGTTCGCCGCAGGCTTCTTGTCCGGCAGCGCCGCCGACGATGATGGCTCGCGCGGGGTCGAGTTGCTGCAGAGCGCTCGCCATTTTGGGACGGAGTTCAGGCCGGGCTACGCCCATCACCTGGTATTTCGCGCCGGCGGGATTACAGAGCGGGCCGAGGAGATTGAAGATCGTTTGCGTGCCAAGCCGCGCGCGAACTTCTTTCACATGCCGCATAGCGGGATGGAACAGCTGGGCAAAGCAAAAGCACAGACCGAACTCCTCCAAACAAGCGGCGACGACCGTGGGCGCCGCCACTACGTTCACGCCCAGCGCGGTGAGGACATCGGACGAGCCGCTGACGCTGGTAACACTGCGGTTGCCATGCTTGGCCACAGCCACGCCGGCGGCGGCCGTGACGATGGCGGCGGCGGTGCTGACGTTGAAAATCTTCGAGCCGGTGCCCCCCGTGCCGCAGGTATCGACGACGACGGTTCGGCTGGTCGGCAGGCGAGTCATATGACTGCGCATCGCTTCGGCGGCGCCGGCAATTTCTTCGGCCGTTTCGCCTTTGTGGTGGAGCGCGGTCAGAAACTGCGCGAGTTGCGACGACTCCGGCTCGGCTGCGGCCTGGCCGGTCATGATGAGTTCGAAGAGGGCGCGGATTTCAGCGCGGGGAAGATTTTGGCCGGAGCGGACTTTTTCCAGAGAATCAGAAAGAATTGACATGAGCGACAAAGTAGCCGAATTCGCCAGAATTCGGAGCGTTCAAAGTGGTGTCGACCGTCTGAATTCTGGCGAATTCAGCTGCAAGGAGAGCGGTACGTCGCCTTGTGAAGGGCGGCCTGCAGCGCTAAAATCCGCGCTAGGCGTTCTTCGTGAGTAAAGCACCAGTTTCCAGGCTGCCGACATGCCCCGCAAGGTGATTATTGACTGCGACCCCGGCATCGACGATGCCATCGCCCTGACGATGGCGCTGTTCGATCCCCGGCTTGAGGTGCTCGCGGTGACCGCGGTGGCGGGAAATGTTTCCGCCGAGCAGGCCACTCGCAATGTGCAGGCGATCATCGAGCAGCTCGATCCGCCGCGTTATCCGCGACTCGGGGCGGCGTCGGAAGGCCTGGCGATGGTCGACAACCGCCAGCTGTTTGGCGAGGACGGCCTCGGCAACGCGGGGTTCGTCAGTTCGCAGCTCGCGCGGCAGCATCCAGCCGAAAAACTGATCTGCGACGAAGTGCGGGCAGCTCCCGGCGAAGTGACGCTGGTTTGCCTCGGACCATTGACGAACATTGCCGCTGCACTGGCCCGCGAACCGCAACTCATTTCGATGCTCGGCCGCCTGGTGATTATGGGTGGCTCGGTGAACGGCGTGGGGAACGTAACGTCTGCGGCGGAATACAATATTTACTTTGATCCGCACAGCGCTCGGCAAGTCTTTCGTTCGCCGACAACGAAGACTCTCATTCCGCTCGATGTGACGACGCAAGTGACGTGGTCGCTCGATCTGCTCGATCAGCTGCCAGCCGAAACGACGCGGGCGGGAAATCTGCTGCGGAAAACATTGCCGTTTTTGTTCCGAACCTATCGCCGCGAAATGGGTCTGGAAGGTATTCACCTGCACGACGCCGTGGCGATGGCCGCCGTGGTGCATCCCGAGTTGTTTACAACGCGCGACATGACTGGCGACGTGGAAACGGCGGGCGAGTTGACGCTCGGTGCGACCGTCTTTGATCGCCGCGGCATCGCCCACAACCGAGGCGATATGGAAGTGGCGATGGAAGTGGATGCGGCTGGCGTTTCGGACTGCGTGGTGCGAGCCCTGCAGGATGCTGGACGCCAGACGTAGTTGCGGGCCGACGATTACGACGTTTAAGACAGCTTGGCTTTGTGCTGACGGGTGAAATCTTCGTCGCCTTGCAGCGAGCGGTTCTTTTCGGCGAGCCGTTGGCGGATGCGCTGCACCGTGCGGCGGACCGGCGCGGTGAGGACCTTCACAATCTCTTCCTGCGAGAGTCGCACGAGATCGGCGACGGTATCGACGCGGAGAAACTCGAAGACCTGACGGGCTTCGTAGTCGTCGTGGAAGAGCATGTAGAGCTTTTCTTCTTGCGTGACGAGCGGCCGGCCGAGAGTTACTTCAGGCGGTGACGACGACTTCGGCGATGCGGCCGATTTGGTTGGCGTGGCTTTGGCGGCTGCCTTTGCAGTCGTAGCTTTGCCTTTGGCAGCTGCTTTTTTCGGTGGCGATTTCTTGGTCGGTTTGGTCGCGACTGATTTCGCCGCGGCCGGTTTCTTGGCGGTCGGCTTTACCTTCTTGACGGGAACTTTCTTCTTGGCCATCGCAGTGCCTTGTTGCTGAAAACAGTAGTTCGAATCGTTCCCATCCTGAGGCCCTATTCCTGTCAGACTAAGTCACGCCGATCAGGCGATGATTTGCTTCACGACGTTGCCATGCACATCGGTCAGCCGATAGTCGCGACCTTGAAAGCGATACGACAGCCGCGTGTGATCGAAACCGAGGAGTTGCAGCAGCGTGGCTTGCAGGTCGTGAATGTGGACCTTGTCGCTGGCGATGCTAAAGCCGAGTTCGTCTGATTCGCCGTGCGTATAGCCACCCTTCACGCCGCCGCCGGCCAGCCACATGCTGTAGCAATCGGGGAAGTGATCGCGACCGAGGTTCGGGCCGCCCGCGGTGCGGCCTTCGCGGAAAGGAGTTCGACCGAACTCTCCGCCGCAGATGATGAGCGTATCTTTCAGCAGGTCGCGCTGCTTCAGATCCTTCAGCAACGCGGCGACCGGCTTGTCCATGGTCGCACATTTTTTCGTGAGGCCATCGCCGATGCTTTCGCCCGGTCCCGTGCCGTGGAAGTCCCAGCCCCAATCGAAGAGCTGCACGTAACGCACGCCTTGCTCGACGAGCCGTCGCGCGAGAAGGCAGTTGTTGGCGAAGCTCGCGCCGCCCGGCTGAGCGCCGTAAGCGTCGAGCGTTTCCTTGGTTTCCTTGGTGATGTCCATCACCTCGGGCACGGCGGTTTGCATGCGGAAGGCCAGCTCGTACTGCGCGATGCGTGTGGCTGTTTCGGGATGGCCCAGCTCCTTGCCTTGGATTTCGTTGAGATCGCGCAGGGCGTCGAGCGTGTCGCGACGAAGCTCGCGATCCATGCCGGCGGGATCGGAGGCGTAGAGCACCGGATCGCCCTTCGAGCGACATTGCACGCCCTGAAAGACCGAAGGCAGAAAGCCGCTGCCGAAGGAGTTCTTGCCGCCGTTGGGTTGCACGCCGCTGGAAATGAGAACGACGAAGCCCGGCAAGTTTTCGTTCTCGCTGCCGAGACCATACGTGACCCACGAGCCAAGCGACGGCCGGCCCGAGCGGGGCGAACCAGTGTAGAGCAGCAGTTCGGCGGGCGCGTGATTGAACTGCTCGGTGAACATGCTGCGGATCATGCACATGTCGTCGGCGTGGGCATGGAAGTTCGGCACGGCATCTGACAGCCACATGCCCCCTTGCCCATGCTGCGAAAACTTTCGCGGCGTGCCCATGAGCTTCGGCGTGCCCGACGTAAACGCGAACCGCTTCCCTTTCACGAACTCATCGGGACAAGCTTGCCCGTCGCGCTTCACCAGCTCCGGCTTGTAGTCGTACATATCGAGATGCGGCGGCGAACCGGTGAGGTGCAAATAGATCACCCGCTTGGCCTTCGCGGCAAAGTGCGGCTGCCGCGGCGCGAGGGGATTGATCTCGTTGGCTGGATTTGCGGCTGGAGCCGCAACACCATCGCGTTGCAGCAAGGCGTTTAAAGCCATCGCGCCGAGGCCAACGCCGGAGGCTTCGAGAAAGTGACGGCGGGTTTGAGCGTGAATTTGAACTGCTGTCTTCATCGTATGATTCCAGTTCAGATCGTCCAATCTTCGATTTTGAGATTGGGGACCTTGGCAAAGTCTACTGTGTTTCGAGTGAGGACTGTCCAATTACGTGCTAATGCGATGGATGCGATTCTCAAGTCCATGGTGCCAATTCTTACGCCTTGGGAACGAAGAAAATTGAAGAGACCTACTGCCGCGGCATCGAAACCCGCGATTTCTGCTTCGGAAAAATCGTGGAGAATCGCCGCGAAACGTTCGTAGGCTTTCGTGGTCTGTTCGGGCGTCCGTTTTTGATTTAGGTATGCTGCCCATCCCGTAACTTGC is drawn from Anatilimnocola floriformis and contains these coding sequences:
- a CDS encoding DUF1501 domain-containing protein; translated protein: MKTAVQIHAQTRRHFLEASGVGLGAMALNALLQRDGVAAPAANPANEINPLAPRQPHFAAKAKRVIYLHLTGSPPHLDMYDYKPELVKRDGQACPDEFVKGKRFAFTSGTPKLMGTPRKFSQHGQGGMWLSDAVPNFHAHADDMCMIRSMFTEQFNHAPAELLLYTGSPRSGRPSLGSWVTYGLGSENENLPGFVVLISSGVQPNGGKNSFGSGFLPSVFQGVQCRSKGDPVLYASDPAGMDRELRRDTLDALRDLNEIQGKELGHPETATRIAQYELAFRMQTAVPEVMDITKETKETLDAYGAQPGGASFANNCLLARRLVEQGVRYVQLFDWGWDFHGTGPGESIGDGLTKKCATMDKPVAALLKDLKQRDLLKDTLIICGGEFGRTPFREGRTAGGPNLGRDHFPDCYSMWLAGGGVKGGYTHGESDELGFSIASDKVHIHDLQATLLQLLGFDHTRLSYRFQGRDYRLTDVHGNVVKQIIA
- the trpD gene encoding anthranilate phosphoribosyltransferase — protein: MSILSDSLEKVRSGQNLPRAEIRALFELIMTGQAAAEPESSQLAQFLTALHHKGETAEEIAGAAEAMRSHMTRLPTSRTVVVDTCGTGGTGSKIFNVSTAAAIVTAAAGVAVAKHGNRSVTSVSGSSDVLTALGVNVVAAPTVVAACLEEFGLCFCFAQLFHPAMRHVKEVRARLGTQTIFNLLGPLCNPAGAKYQVMGVARPELRPKMASALQQLDPARAIIVGGAAGQEACGELTIAGATEVIELSATSQQAATWSPADFGLATASTETMLIDSAAASAALIRRIFAGEQGPPRDMVVLNAAAAIWVATPGISHPESAARAQEAIDSGRAGELLTRWAARTHTAA
- a CDS encoding type II toxin-antitoxin system VapC family toxin, with amino-acid sequence MEKKLAEHVEDEIYVPIIAFHEQVTGWAAYLNQKRTPEQTTKAYERFAAILHDFSEAEIAGFDAAAVGLFNFLRSQGVRIGTMDLRIASIALARNWTVLTRNTVDFAKVPNLKIEDWTI
- a CDS encoding nucleoside hydrolase, encoding MPRKVIIDCDPGIDDAIALTMALFDPRLEVLAVTAVAGNVSAEQATRNVQAIIEQLDPPRYPRLGAASEGLAMVDNRQLFGEDGLGNAGFVSSQLARQHPAEKLICDEVRAAPGEVTLVCLGPLTNIAAALAREPQLISMLGRLVIMGGSVNGVGNVTSAAEYNIYFDPHSARQVFRSPTTKTLIPLDVTTQVTWSLDLLDQLPAETTRAGNLLRKTLPFLFRTYRREMGLEGIHLHDAVAMAAVVHPELFTTRDMTGDVETAGELTLGATVFDRRGIAHNRGDMEVAMEVDAAGVSDCVVRALQDAGRQT
- a CDS encoding alkaline phosphatase family protein codes for the protein MPLFKSPAWASAILLCLFAAGADAGELKTKNVVLITTDGLRWQEVFTGAEKELINKPHGGVTNVKEIEEKFWREMPEERRAALLPFFWEKFGKEGQIYGNRTKGSSSQITNTMKFSYPGYNEILAGFADPLIDSNAKKPNQNFTVLEWLHRKPAFGGKVAAYSAWDVTPFIINRERCGFPVMGGWEPVPDTEPNAKQQLLNDLIADTTRPNAAEVIDSFLYQAAREHLLRHKPRVMFIGFLETDAWGHAGRYDNLLTSANAVDRYVQRLWETMQSMEQYKDKTTFIISTDHGRGSGLTNWKNHGAKIEGAEDMWMAFLGPDTPALGERTDCDRVTQSQIAATLAALLGEDYHAAVPHSGEAIKAVLPVEK